Part of the Cellulomonas taurus genome, CGACGGCTCGGAGGCTGACCGTGGAGGATCCGCTCCGACCCAGCTTCCGCGATCCAGCGCGTCGCGAGCCGCAGTCGTCGCGGGCGCTGTTCTGGACCGTGGCCCCTCTCGTGGTCGTCGCGCTGGTGGTGCTGGGACTCGCCGCGCTGTGAGGTCCGTCCCGGCCGGGCGTCGGGTCCGACCTCACCGGCGGGGCGCGTCGGCCGTTCCGTGCTGCTGGGCACCGTCGGCCTCGGCGATGCCGAAGTGCTCGGTCAGGCCCAGCACCCGCAACACGGTGAGCGCCGATGGGGGCGCGCCCACCAGCGTGCAGGGCAGCTGGACCTCGTCGCACGCCCGGCGGAACTGCACCAGGTAGCCGATTCCGGAGGAATCGATGAACGTCACCCCGGACAGGTCGAGCACCACCGGCCGTCCGGCGGTCAGCGCCGCTCCGAGCGCCCGCCCCGCGTGCTCGCGCAGCAGGACGTCTACGTCGCCCGACAGGGCGATCACCGTCCGGTCGGACCGGTGCCCGACCTCGATCCTCCCGCCCATCTCAGCGCCGATGGGTCGGTGCCGACAGCTCCCGGAGGAACCGGGGGAGTCGACCGGGGTCGGAGTTCAGTGCTGGAAGCTGCTCCACGATGGCTGTCGCCAGGGTGCGCAGCGGGACGTTCGCGTCGTTGGAGACGGTGCGTAACCGACGGAACGCCACCTCCGGCGAGACACCCTCGGCCAGGGCGACCGCGCCCACCGCTTGCTCGATCCCGGCGCGGCTGCGGGCCGATGCCTCGATCGACACCGTGGCGGCGCGTCGAGCCTGGAGATCCACC contains:
- a CDS encoding STAS domain-containing protein, whose translation is MGGRIEVGHRSDRTVIALSGDVDVLLREHAGRALGAALTAGRPVVLDLSGVTFIDSSGIGYLVQFRRACDEVQLPCTLVGAPPSALTVLRVLGLTEHFGIAEADGAQQHGTADAPRR